The following are encoded together in the Pseudoalteromonas ruthenica genome:
- a CDS encoding TetR/AcrR family transcriptional regulator, giving the protein MSTKDRIIQASIELSNSHGERAITTNHIAAHLQISPGNLCYHFKNKEDIIRHIFKLYRQHLDTQFKPINHDEPVMAQLTHYFDALFELMWKFHFFYDNMTDILSRDAELKADYITFQQRLFDQVKSIVLALGKNGILEIDEEQAGELTHMLKLTVSFWTPYIKARRQSGELNRGDIYQGLLKIITLFMAFTTAAGREPLGLLKQHYQQRQAQLQTSPSTHS; this is encoded by the coding sequence ATGAGTACCAAGGACCGCATAATTCAAGCCAGCATTGAGCTTTCCAATAGCCACGGTGAGCGCGCTATCACAACAAATCATATCGCAGCCCATTTGCAAATCAGCCCTGGAAATTTGTGTTACCACTTTAAAAATAAAGAAGACATCATTCGCCATATCTTTAAGTTGTACCGTCAGCACTTAGATACTCAGTTTAAGCCCATCAATCATGATGAGCCGGTGATGGCGCAACTTACTCATTATTTCGATGCCTTGTTTGAGCTCATGTGGAAGTTTCATTTTTTCTACGACAATATGACCGACATTTTATCTCGCGATGCCGAGCTGAAAGCCGATTACATAACCTTTCAGCAGCGCTTATTCGATCAGGTAAAAAGTATTGTGCTCGCCCTAGGAAAGAATGGCATTCTTGAGATCGATGAAGAGCAGGCGGGAGAACTAACCCATATGCTAAAGCTGACTGTTAGTTTTTGGACCCCCTATATCAAAGCGCGTCGTCAAAGCGGCGAGCTGAATCGCGGCGATATTTATCAAGGCTTGTTGAAAATAATCACCTTGTTTATGGCTTTTACTACCGCAGCTGGACGCGAGCCTCTGGGGTTGTTAAAGCAACACTACCAGCAGCGCCAAGCGCAACTACAAACGTCACCCTCCACGCATAGTTAA
- the coaD gene encoding pantetheine-phosphate adenylyltransferase: protein MQVTAIYPGTFDPLTNGHLDLIERAAKMFDHVIVAVAHNPNKKPCFSLEERVELAKQIVADLSNVTVIGFSGLLADLAKNHKANVLVRGIRAVSDFEYEFQLANMNRRLNPDLESVFLTPAEENSFISSTLVKEVALHGGDVSEFVVPQVADALKEKLG from the coding sequence ATGCAGGTAACGGCTATCTACCCAGGGACTTTTGACCCCCTTACGAATGGTCACTTAGACCTTATTGAGCGCGCCGCTAAAATGTTCGATCACGTCATTGTTGCGGTGGCTCATAACCCGAATAAAAAGCCTTGCTTTAGCCTTGAAGAAAGAGTGGAGTTAGCAAAGCAAATTGTCGCCGACCTTAGCAATGTCACAGTCATTGGCTTCAGCGGCCTACTTGCTGACTTGGCTAAAAATCATAAAGCGAATGTATTAGTGCGAGGTATTCGCGCGGTATCCGACTTTGAGTATGAATTCCAATTGGCCAACATGAATCGCCGCTTGAACCCCGACTTAGAGAGCGTATTTTTGACTCCCGCAGAAGAGAACTCGTTTATCTCATCGACCTTAGTAAAAGAGGTTGCCTTACATGGTGGTGATGTTTCTGAGTTTGTTGTGCCGCAAGTCGCCGACGCTCTGAAAGAAAAGCTCGGCTAA
- the thiI gene encoding tRNA uracil 4-sulfurtransferase ThiI, with product MIKFIVKLHPEIAIKSKSVRKRFTKVLENNIKIMMRRIDEQVKVRNNWDNLTVESALTDDSVRRAMADSLGRIPGIVQFNEVKEIEFTTIDEIYQQAQQLLGDEIAGKTFCVRCKRQGKHDFSSSDVERYVGGGLNQHVPGARVKLTRPEVTVKIEIKDQRAYIVTQAHRGMGGFPLPTQEDVLSLMSGGFDSGVASYQMIRKGARTHFLFFNLGGAAHEIGVKQASHYLWSQYSSTHKVKFITVDFEPVVAEILENVEDSQMGVVLKRMMMRAGSIIAEKLGIPALVTGESIGQVSSQTLANLSVIDRVTDALIIRPLIQHDKQDIIDIARAIGTSEMAEAMPEYCGVISRKPTVKAKLEVIEQQEQQFDFEVLETVVDNARVMDIRDIDTQAKEEVKEAESVSQLPTDAVVLDIRSPEEEDAQPLEIDGVKVKHLPFYRLATQFGDLDQSKEYYLYCAKGVMSQLQALILHENGFNNVKVYRP from the coding sequence ATGATCAAGTTTATTGTTAAATTGCATCCCGAAATTGCGATAAAAAGTAAGTCCGTTCGTAAACGCTTTACCAAGGTGTTAGAGAACAACATTAAGATCATGATGCGACGCATTGATGAGCAGGTAAAGGTGCGCAACAACTGGGATAACCTCACGGTTGAATCGGCATTAACCGATGACTCAGTGCGCCGCGCAATGGCTGACAGCCTCGGGCGTATTCCTGGTATCGTGCAATTTAATGAAGTAAAAGAAATTGAATTCACCACCATTGATGAAATTTACCAACAGGCACAGCAACTTCTTGGCGATGAAATTGCCGGTAAAACCTTTTGTGTGCGCTGTAAGCGTCAAGGTAAGCATGACTTTTCCTCGAGCGATGTCGAACGCTATGTTGGCGGCGGGCTAAACCAGCATGTACCCGGTGCTCGGGTTAAGCTTACGCGGCCTGAGGTAACGGTAAAGATCGAAATTAAAGACCAGCGCGCGTACATTGTCACCCAAGCGCACCGAGGCATGGGTGGATTTCCATTGCCAACTCAAGAAGATGTGTTATCGCTGATGTCTGGTGGCTTTGATTCCGGGGTGGCCAGCTACCAAATGATCCGCAAAGGGGCGCGTACGCACTTCTTGTTTTTCAATCTTGGCGGCGCGGCCCATGAAATTGGCGTGAAGCAAGCAAGCCATTATCTTTGGTCACAATATAGCTCGACCCACAAGGTTAAGTTTATCACCGTCGACTTTGAGCCGGTGGTTGCTGAGATTCTAGAAAATGTCGAAGACTCGCAAATGGGTGTGGTGCTCAAGCGCATGATGATGCGTGCTGGTAGCATTATCGCTGAAAAGTTGGGGATTCCAGCCCTGGTTACTGGTGAAAGTATTGGCCAAGTATCAAGCCAAACTCTAGCAAACTTAAGTGTTATTGACCGAGTGACCGATGCGCTGATCATTCGCCCACTTATCCAACATGATAAGCAAGATATTATTGATATTGCTCGCGCTATTGGCACCTCCGAGATGGCCGAAGCCATGCCCGAGTACTGTGGTGTGATTTCGCGCAAACCAACGGTGAAAGCCAAGTTAGAAGTAATTGAGCAGCAAGAGCAGCAGTTTGATTTCGAGGTTCTCGAAACCGTGGTTGATAATGCCCGAGTGATGGATATTCGTGATATCGATACTCAAGCTAAAGAAGAGGTCAAGGAAGCGGAATCGGTATCACAATTGCCAACGGATGCGGTGGTGCTGGATATTCGCTCACCCGAAGAGGAAGATGCTCAGCCGCTAGAGATTGACGGGGTGAAGGTCAAACACTTGCCGTTTTACCGTTTAGCGACTCAGTTTGGCGACTTAGATCAGAGCAAAGAGTACTACCTGTATTGTGCTAAAGGGGTGATGAGTCAACTACAGGCATTGATCCTGCACGAAAACGGCTTTAACAATGTGAAGGTGTATCGCCCGTAA
- the argH gene encoding argininosuccinate lyase, which yields MALWGGRFSSGPDEAFKQFNDSLPFDYVMAEQDIIGSVAWAGALNRVAVLNDDEHRRLVAALYELLEQVQAQPESVAISGEEDIHSFVEAALIDKVGDLAKKLHTGRSRNDQVATDFRLWCKKTAATVSEAISETKNALIALAERELGTVLPGYTHLQRAQPVLFSHWCMAYVEMLERDSSRLNDAVQRMDQCPLGSGALAGTAYAIDREHLAQDLGFAAPTRNSLDAVSDRDFVVELLSAASISMLHLSRFAEDLIFYNSGEAGFIELADNVTSGSSLMPQKKNPDALELIRGKTGRVFGAMSAMMMTLKSLPLAYNKDMQEDKEGLFDALPTWLACLHMAQACVNGIKVNSDKTEAAAQGGHANATELADYLVVKGIPFREGHHIVGQLVQLAISEGKSLEQLSLSEFQSVCDVIAEDVYPMLALDACLAARKALGGTSPKQVEFAIKQAKQQSTIKVRDANLHDVEAISELVQYWAKVGENLPRAKSDMVHSINEFAVTEVNGQVTGCASLYIYDTGLAEIRSLGVNPDTGVKGQGRLLVHHLLVKAKKLALKRVIVLTRVPDFFAKLGFADSSKESLPEKVMKDCELCLRKDNCDEVAMDFYLHQQHSVGDIPCKNVA from the coding sequence GCTAAATCGTGTGGCGGTACTCAACGATGATGAACACCGACGTTTAGTTGCGGCGCTGTATGAGTTGTTGGAGCAAGTGCAAGCGCAGCCCGAAAGTGTGGCTATCAGCGGCGAGGAGGATATTCACTCTTTTGTTGAGGCCGCGCTGATTGATAAAGTGGGTGACCTCGCGAAGAAGCTACACACTGGCCGCAGCCGTAATGACCAAGTCGCTACCGACTTTCGTTTGTGGTGCAAAAAAACGGCGGCGACAGTCAGTGAAGCCATTAGTGAGACCAAGAATGCACTGATTGCCTTAGCCGAGCGAGAGCTGGGCACCGTACTACCTGGCTATACTCATTTACAGCGCGCTCAGCCGGTACTTTTTAGTCACTGGTGCATGGCCTATGTGGAAATGCTAGAGCGCGATAGTAGTCGCCTTAATGATGCGGTTCAGCGTATGGACCAATGTCCACTTGGAAGTGGTGCGCTGGCGGGCACTGCATATGCCATTGACCGCGAGCATTTAGCGCAAGATCTTGGTTTTGCAGCGCCGACTCGTAATAGCTTGGATGCGGTCTCTGATAGAGACTTTGTGGTCGAGCTGCTGAGCGCGGCATCCATTTCAATGTTGCACTTGTCACGTTTTGCTGAAGATTTAATTTTCTACAATTCTGGCGAAGCCGGTTTTATTGAGTTGGCCGATAACGTTACCTCCGGCTCATCGTTGATGCCGCAGAAGAAAAACCCCGATGCTTTAGAGTTGATTCGCGGCAAAACAGGGCGTGTTTTTGGTGCTATGAGTGCGATGATGATGACGTTAAAGTCACTGCCTTTAGCCTACAACAAAGACATGCAAGAAGATAAAGAAGGACTTTTCGATGCGCTACCGACTTGGCTGGCATGTCTACATATGGCGCAAGCATGCGTAAACGGCATTAAGGTCAATAGTGATAAGACCGAAGCCGCCGCCCAAGGTGGGCATGCGAATGCCACCGAGCTCGCTGATTATTTGGTGGTGAAAGGGATCCCGTTTCGTGAAGGGCATCATATTGTTGGGCAACTGGTGCAGCTGGCAATTTCAGAAGGAAAAAGCCTTGAGCAGTTGAGTTTGTCCGAATTTCAATCGGTGTGCGATGTTATTGCTGAAGATGTTTATCCTATGTTGGCACTCGATGCCTGTTTGGCGGCACGTAAGGCCCTAGGTGGAACATCACCAAAGCAAGTGGAATTCGCCATTAAGCAAGCTAAACAGCAAAGTACAATTAAAGTACGTGATGCCAATCTGCATGATGTTGAAGCTATCAGTGAGCTGGTGCAATATTGGGCCAAGGTAGGGGAGAATTTACCCCGTGCTAAAAGCGATATGGTGCATTCCATTAATGAGTTTGCCGTGACCGAAGTGAATGGCCAGGTAACAGGTTGTGCGTCGTTGTATATTTATGATACCGGCTTAGCGGAGATACGCTCATTAGGGGTTAATCCTGATACCGGAGTAAAAGGGCAGGGGCGTTTATTGGTTCATCACCTGTTAGTGAAAGCCAAAAAGTTGGCGCTTAAAAGAGTGATTGTACTTACGCGTGTACCGGATTTCTTTGCTAAACTTGGGTTTGCAGACAGCAGCAAAGAAAGCCTTCCTGAAAAGGTGATGAAAGACTGTGAGCTTTGTCTGCGTAAAGATAACTGTGACGAAGTTGCTATGGATTTCTACCTACACCAGCAACACTCTGTGGGTGATATACCATGTAAAAACGTTGCTTAG